The Micromonospora sp. NBC_00421 DNA window TCGGTGCGACCGAGGGCACTAACGTGTTGGGCGGTTCCGGGTTCGTCGCCACCGACGACATCGGGCCCGACGCGGTGACGCTCGCCCGGGCGATCGGTGAACGGCTGCGGGCGGGCCTGGCCGACGGGTCGATCCAGCGCAGCCTGCTGGACCTGTTCAGCCGGTCCGCGCCGGAGGCGAAACCGTGGGACCCGGGCGCCGGACCCGTCGCGGTCGGCATGATGAACTGGGGCCTGGTGCCGCCGATGCGGACGCCGGACGAGCTGCGGCTGACGAACTTCCACGCCGTGTCCAGCATCAGGGAGTTCTCGACCCTGGGCGGGTACGTCGTGAACACCTTCGACGGACGGATCGGCATCGACATGTTGTGGCCGGAGGGGGACGCGGACCTGCCGAAGCGCCTCGACCACCTGCGGGAGCAGCTCAGCCGGCTGAAGTTGCCGCGATGAGGGCCGCAGCGGTCACCGGCGCCCACCGTGCCTGCGGAGCTGGCGGTCACCCATGACGCCACCGGGCCTGACCAATCGCAGCATGACGGTACGGCCGCTGGACATCGACGGCGCGTTCCTCATCTCGTCCCGGTCGTTCACCGACGACCGTGGGGTGTTCTTCGAGGCATACCGGGAAGACGTGCTGGCCGAGGTGCTCGGGTACCCACCGAAGCTCGTCCAGACCAACTACTCGGTCTCGCACCGGAACGTGCTGCGGGGCGTACACGGGGCGGCCGTCCCGCCGGGCCTGGCCAAGTTCGTCACCTGCGTCCGGGGCTCGATGCTCGACTTCGTGGTCGACCTGAGGACGGGCTCACCGACCTTCGCGAAGTGGGACATGATCGTCCTGGACGGGCGGGGGGCCTCCTCGATCTATGTGGAGGAGGGGCTCGGGCACGCCTTCGTCGCGCTGGACGACGACACCTGCGTCCAGTACCACCTCTCCGAGCTCTACCGGCCGCAGGACGTCATCACGGTGCACCCGCTGGACCCCGAGATCGGCCTACCCCTCAGGCTCCCCGGTGCGCCGGTCCTGTCCGACCGGGACGCCGCGGCGCCCTCGCTGCGCGAGGCTGTCGAACGGGGCCTGTTGCCGGGCTACGACGCCTGCCTGGCGCTCCGGGCGACCCGCGCACACCAGTCCGTCACCCCCGAGGTGCCGGTCGGGTCGTGGACCGCCGGCTGACAGGAGGATGGCGGGTGGCCGGAAGGCCACCCGCCACGCCCCGCCGCGCGAGTGGTCAGCCCACGCCCTCGGCGAGTCGGACCAGCGACGCCCGCAGCGCCTGGCCGAGGTAGTCCAGGTCGGCGTCCGTGGCGTTCAGCGGCGGTGCCACCAGCAGGCCCTCACCGCCGCCGCCCCGGCGGTACCCGACGAACGGATAGAGCAGCAGACCGTTGCTCCTGGTGATCCGGAGAGCCTCGCCGACGGTGCCCGGGGCCAGTTCGATGCCGTGGAAGTAGCCGACGCCCCGGACGTCCGTCACCACGGGCAGATCCCGGGTCACCTCGGCCACCACCTGGGTGACCGCCGCACCGCGTACCTGTTCGCGGTCGAGGGCGCCGAGCTCGTCGAGCACCGACAGCACGGCCAACCCGGCCCGTGCCTGTAGCGGGGTCGCCGACATGGTCCCCATCAGCGGCAGCCACGCCCCGCTGGACAGGATGTCCTCGGCCAGGTCCAGTGCGATCATCGTGGCGGCCAGCGGGACGTATCCCGCCCCGAGCCCCTTCGACAGCGTGACGATGTCCGCACGTACCTCCGATGCGTGGTGCGAGGCCAGCGGGAGCCCGGTACGACCCAACCCGGTGAGCACCTCGTCGTGGATGAGGAGGACCCCGTACTCGTCGCAGATCTCGCGGACCGCCCGCAGATATCCGGGCGGCGGGGTGTAGCCGCCTCCGGTCGTGCCGTTGACGGGTTCCATCAGCACCGCGGCGACGCTGTCCGGGCCGGCGTCGACGATGGCGTCCCGGACGGCCTGCGCGCACTCCACCCGGCAGGTGGGGTACGGGCAGTCGAGATGCTGACCGGGGTAGGGGGGATCGAAGGCCGGT harbors:
- a CDS encoding dTDP-4-dehydrorhamnose 3,5-epimerase family protein, whose product is MTVRPLDIDGAFLISSRSFTDDRGVFFEAYREDVLAEVLGYPPKLVQTNYSVSHRNVLRGVHGAAVPPGLAKFVTCVRGSMLDFVVDLRTGSPTFAKWDMIVLDGRGASSIYVEEGLGHAFVALDDDTCVQYHLSELYRPQDVITVHPLDPEIGLPLRLPGAPVLSDRDAAAPSLREAVERGLLPGYDACLALRATRAHQSVTPEVPVGSWTAG
- a CDS encoding aminotransferase family protein, encoding MGDPASASQLLAARLQIPPIPYSHAAGSWIFASTGQRYLDASSGIINVNIGHAHPTVVEALRDQVGICTYASPGSLLASGMEQLAAATARAVHRPDDRVMFTPTGTHAVEAAIALARLVQRSRGEKNRHRVLTASLGYHGNSAFVLALSGHRSRRPHEDDSFGIGPAFDPPYPGQHLDCPYPTCRVECAQAVRDAIVDAGPDSVAAVLMEPVNGTTGGGYTPPPGYLRAVREICDEYGVLLIHDEVLTGLGRTGLPLASHHASEVRADIVTLSKGLGAGYVPLAATMIALDLAEDILSSGAWLPLMGTMSATPLQARAGLAVLSVLDELGALDREQVRGAAVTQVVAEVTRDLPVVTDVRGVGYFHGIELAPGTVGEALRITRSNGLLLYPFVGYRRGGGGEGLLVAPPLNATDADLDYLGQALRASLVRLAEGVG